One window from the genome of Dongia rigui encodes:
- a CDS encoding tyrosine-type recombinase/integrase: protein MPRVSFAPLKLRALKAPAPSPTGAVVQVDYFDETNPGFGLRYSSNGVASWFYLARVARGGRKLAARFTIGRAALSKDEGGMSLSDARAHAAELRKAIDRGEDPKETADAVNRRTAKRRAATFDTVSADFLRLYPLKAKIGPRHLKETGRIFRVYCSPEWGKLPIADIKRSDVVALLDDVTENNGAIMADRVLAAVRKLFNWYAAREDEFNSPIVRDMASGHRSERKRVLEADELRQIWTQLDEPQLLALGPGIKLLLLTAQRRNNVFAMRWKDLDLESAGGPLWTIPAEDHKTGAKTGEPLVMPLSSAAAAIIKAQRDKRIGKCPYVFSTDGETHFQAFSQKKATLDNLIQGARLKADRSAAPLPGWTLHDCRRTAKTMMRAVGVDRFTSERCLGHVIPGVEGIYDRHAYVTEMRDAFERLSTAIKTTLESVPAKSALPLASTFDSATLPH, encoded by the coding sequence ATGCCCCGTGTGTCCTTTGCTCCGCTCAAGTTGCGCGCACTTAAGGCGCCAGCCCCCTCGCCCACCGGCGCCGTGGTCCAGGTGGATTACTTCGACGAAACTAACCCCGGCTTTGGCCTGCGCTACTCCTCCAACGGCGTGGCGTCCTGGTTCTACCTAGCCCGGGTTGCCCGCGGCGGCCGGAAGTTGGCGGCGCGCTTCACCATCGGGCGGGCGGCACTCTCGAAGGACGAAGGCGGGATGAGCTTGAGCGACGCTCGGGCGCACGCAGCGGAACTCCGTAAAGCTATCGACCGGGGGGAAGATCCAAAAGAAACGGCAGACGCTGTAAACCGCCGCACGGCCAAGCGGCGTGCCGCGACCTTTGACACCGTGTCGGCTGACTTCCTACGACTATACCCGCTCAAAGCGAAGATCGGTCCACGACACCTCAAAGAAACCGGTCGCATCTTCCGGGTCTATTGCTCGCCCGAGTGGGGCAAGCTACCGATTGCCGACATAAAGCGCAGCGACGTTGTCGCCCTGCTCGACGATGTGACCGAGAACAATGGCGCCATCATGGCGGACCGGGTGCTTGCCGCCGTGCGGAAGCTGTTCAACTGGTACGCAGCTCGCGAAGATGAGTTCAATTCTCCGATCGTGCGCGACATGGCCAGCGGACACCGATCGGAACGGAAGCGCGTCTTGGAAGCGGATGAGCTTCGGCAGATCTGGACCCAACTAGATGAACCCCAACTTCTCGCGCTTGGGCCCGGCATCAAGCTGCTGCTCTTGACCGCACAGCGCCGTAACAACGTCTTCGCCATGCGATGGAAGGACTTGGATCTAGAATCAGCCGGCGGGCCGTTGTGGACGATCCCGGCGGAAGATCACAAGACCGGCGCCAAGACCGGTGAGCCGCTGGTCATGCCCCTGTCTTCGGCCGCGGCTGCCATCATCAAAGCCCAGCGCGACAAACGGATTGGCAAGTGCCCTTACGTGTTCTCGACCGATGGCGAAACCCACTTCCAGGCGTTCAGCCAGAAGAAAGCAACCCTGGACAATCTGATTCAAGGGGCCCGCCTAAAGGCCGACAGGAGCGCCGCTCCCCTGCCCGGCTGGACACTGCACGACTGCCGGCGCACCGCCAAGACGATGATGCGTGCCGTTGGCGTCGACCGTTTCACAAGCGAAAGGTGCTTGGGTCATGTGATCCCAGGCGTCGAAGGCATTTACGATCGTCATGCATACGTGACGGAAATGCGGGACGCGTTTGAGAGACTTTCGACGGCTATCAAAACGACACTGGAAAGTGTGCCTGCTAAAAGCGCCCTTCCGCTAGCGTCGACATTCGATTCGGCGACCCTGCCGCATTGA
- a CDS encoding helix-turn-helix transcriptional regulator, producing MAKLLAAADLKVLGIRLSRAQLWRLEKANRFPRRVRIAERTVAWDADEIAAWLEARKAERGAA from the coding sequence ATGGCGAAGTTGCTGGCCGCCGCTGATTTGAAAGTTCTGGGCATTCGTCTGTCCCGCGCCCAACTTTGGCGGCTTGAGAAGGCGAACCGCTTTCCCCGACGTGTTCGGATTGCCGAACGCACTGTCGCATGGGATGCCGACGAAATCGCCGCCTGGCTTGAAGCCCGCAAGGCTGAGCGAGGTGCGGCATGA